The Lutra lutra chromosome 15, mLutLut1.2, whole genome shotgun sequence genome includes a region encoding these proteins:
- the TEX35 gene encoding testis-expressed protein 35 isoform X7: MSAKKAELKKTSLTYDYKGVKQEGPFTKAGGTHELRNELREVREELKEKMDEIKQIKGVMDKDFDKLQEFVEIMKEMQKDMDEKMDVLINIQKNSKLPLRRGPKEQQELRLIGKTDPDPQLCLKKMDGADGTPLSLHKKMMALQKPKKDPLDSLHQCGPCCQQKTSVSSLATLFILGFWSCFLIYLYFQPYVVEDMLPT, translated from the exons ATGTCGGCCAAGAAGGCAGAACTGAAGAAAACAAGCCTG ACATACGACTACAAAGGAGTAAAACAAGAAGGGCCGTTTACCAAAGCAGGAGGAACTCATGAGCTAAGG aatgaactcagggaggtgagggaagagcTCAAGGAAAAAATGGATGAGATCAAACAG ATAAAGGGCGTAATGGACAAGGATTTTGATAAACTCCAGGAATTCGTGGAGATTATGAAG GAAATGCAGAAGGATATggatgagaagatggatgttttaataaatatacagaaGAACAGCAAGCT TCCCCTTAGAAGAGGGCCAAAGGAACAGCAAGAACTCAGGCTGATAGGAAAAACAGACCCGGACCCACAGCTCTGCCTCAAGAAGATGGATGGGGCTGACGGAACACCGCTTTCTCTCCACAAGAAGATGATGGCACTACAGAAACCAAAAAAGGACCCTCTGGATTCCCTTCATCAATGCGGGCCATGCTGC CAGCAGAAAACTTCCGTATCAAGCCTGGCCACCCTGTTCATCCTTGGCTTCTGGAGCTGCTTTCTGATTTATCTGTACTTCCAACCCTATGTGGTGGAGGACATGCTCCCAACCTAG
- the TEX35 gene encoding testis-expressed protein 35 isoform X1: MSAKKAELKKTSLSKNYKAVCLELKPEPTKVRSFFEAVPTARPETRGEVTWSQGSFAVPGGQDLSQTYDYKGVKQEGPFTKAGGTHELRNELREVREELKEKMDEIKQIKGVMDKDFDKLQEFVEIMKEMQKDMDEKMDVLINIQKNSKLPLRRGPKEQQELRLIGKTDPDPQLCLKKMDGADGTPLSLHKKMMALQKPKKDPLDSLHQCGPCCQQKTSVSSLATLFILGFWSCFLIYLYFQPYVVEDMLPT, translated from the exons ATGTCGGCCAAGAAGGCAGAACTGAAGAAAACAAGCCTG AGCAAGAACTACAAGGCAGTGTGCCTGGAATTGAAGCCAGAGCCGACCAAAGTAAGAAGCTTTTTTGAGGCCGTGCCGACAGCCAGGCCTGAGACCCGTGGGGAGGTGACTTGGAGTCAGGGGTCATTCGCTGTTCCTGGTGGCCAAGACCTGTCCCAG ACATACGACTACAAAGGAGTAAAACAAGAAGGGCCGTTTACCAAAGCAGGAGGAACTCATGAGCTAAGG aatgaactcagggaggtgagggaagagcTCAAGGAAAAAATGGATGAGATCAAACAG ATAAAGGGCGTAATGGACAAGGATTTTGATAAACTCCAGGAATTCGTGGAGATTATGAAG GAAATGCAGAAGGATATggatgagaagatggatgttttaataaatatacagaaGAACAGCAAGCT TCCCCTTAGAAGAGGGCCAAAGGAACAGCAAGAACTCAGGCTGATAGGAAAAACAGACCCGGACCCACAGCTCTGCCTCAAGAAGATGGATGGGGCTGACGGAACACCGCTTTCTCTCCACAAGAAGATGATGGCACTACAGAAACCAAAAAAGGACCCTCTGGATTCCCTTCATCAATGCGGGCCATGCTGC CAGCAGAAAACTTCCGTATCAAGCCTGGCCACCCTGTTCATCCTTGGCTTCTGGAGCTGCTTTCTGATTTATCTGTACTTCCAACCCTATGTGGTGGAGGACATGCTCCCAACCTAG
- the TEX35 gene encoding testis-expressed protein 35 isoform X8, whose amino-acid sequence MMRNTYDYKGVKQEGPFTKAGGTHELRNELREVREELKEKMDEIKQIKGVMDKDFDKLQEFVEIMKEMQKDMDEKMDVLINIQKNSKLPLRRGPKEQQELRLIGKTDPDPQLCLKKMDGADGTPLSLHKKMMALQKPKKDPLDSLHQCGPCCQQKTSVSSLATLFILGFWSCFLIYLYFQPYVVEDMLPT is encoded by the exons ATGATGAGAAAT ACATACGACTACAAAGGAGTAAAACAAGAAGGGCCGTTTACCAAAGCAGGAGGAACTCATGAGCTAAGG aatgaactcagggaggtgagggaagagcTCAAGGAAAAAATGGATGAGATCAAACAG ATAAAGGGCGTAATGGACAAGGATTTTGATAAACTCCAGGAATTCGTGGAGATTATGAAG GAAATGCAGAAGGATATggatgagaagatggatgttttaataaatatacagaaGAACAGCAAGCT TCCCCTTAGAAGAGGGCCAAAGGAACAGCAAGAACTCAGGCTGATAGGAAAAACAGACCCGGACCCACAGCTCTGCCTCAAGAAGATGGATGGGGCTGACGGAACACCGCTTTCTCTCCACAAGAAGATGATGGCACTACAGAAACCAAAAAAGGACCCTCTGGATTCCCTTCATCAATGCGGGCCATGCTGC CAGCAGAAAACTTCCGTATCAAGCCTGGCCACCCTGTTCATCCTTGGCTTCTGGAGCTGCTTTCTGATTTATCTGTACTTCCAACCCTATGTGGTGGAGGACATGCTCCCAACCTAG
- the TEX35 gene encoding testis-expressed protein 35 isoform X4, translating into MSAKKAELKKTSLSKNYKAVCLELKPEPTKVRSFFEAVPTARPETRGETYDYKGVKQEGPFTKAGGTHELRNELREVREELKEKMDEIKQIKGVMDKDFDKLQEFVEIMKEMQKDMDEKMDVLINIQKNSKLPLRRGPKEQQELRLIGKTDPDPQLCLKKMDGADGTPLSLHKKMMALQKPKKDPLDSLHQCGPCCQQKTSVSSLATLFILGFWSCFLIYLYFQPYVVEDMLPT; encoded by the exons ATGTCGGCCAAGAAGGCAGAACTGAAGAAAACAAGCCTG AGCAAGAACTACAAGGCAGTGTGCCTGGAATTGAAGCCAGAGCCGACCAAAGTAAGAAGCTTTTTTGAGGCCGTGCCGACAGCCAGGCCTGAGACCCGTGGGGAG ACATACGACTACAAAGGAGTAAAACAAGAAGGGCCGTTTACCAAAGCAGGAGGAACTCATGAGCTAAGG aatgaactcagggaggtgagggaagagcTCAAGGAAAAAATGGATGAGATCAAACAG ATAAAGGGCGTAATGGACAAGGATTTTGATAAACTCCAGGAATTCGTGGAGATTATGAAG GAAATGCAGAAGGATATggatgagaagatggatgttttaataaatatacagaaGAACAGCAAGCT TCCCCTTAGAAGAGGGCCAAAGGAACAGCAAGAACTCAGGCTGATAGGAAAAACAGACCCGGACCCACAGCTCTGCCTCAAGAAGATGGATGGGGCTGACGGAACACCGCTTTCTCTCCACAAGAAGATGATGGCACTACAGAAACCAAAAAAGGACCCTCTGGATTCCCTTCATCAATGCGGGCCATGCTGC CAGCAGAAAACTTCCGTATCAAGCCTGGCCACCCTGTTCATCCTTGGCTTCTGGAGCTGCTTTCTGATTTATCTGTACTTCCAACCCTATGTGGTGGAGGACATGCTCCCAACCTAG
- the TEX35 gene encoding testis-expressed protein 35 isoform X5, producing MSAKKAELKKTSLSKNYKAVCLELKPEPTKTYDYKGVKQEGPFTKAGGTHELRNELREVREELKEKMDEIKQIKGVMDKDFDKLQEFVEIMKEMQKDMDEKMDVLINIQKNSKLPLRRGPKEQQELRLIGKTDPDPQLCLKKMDGADGTPLSLHKKMMALQKPKKDPLDSLHQCGPCCQQKTSVSSLATLFILGFWSCFLIYLYFQPYVVEDMLPT from the exons ATGTCGGCCAAGAAGGCAGAACTGAAGAAAACAAGCCTG AGCAAGAACTACAAGGCAGTGTGCCTGGAATTGAAGCCAGAGCCGACCAAA ACATACGACTACAAAGGAGTAAAACAAGAAGGGCCGTTTACCAAAGCAGGAGGAACTCATGAGCTAAGG aatgaactcagggaggtgagggaagagcTCAAGGAAAAAATGGATGAGATCAAACAG ATAAAGGGCGTAATGGACAAGGATTTTGATAAACTCCAGGAATTCGTGGAGATTATGAAG GAAATGCAGAAGGATATggatgagaagatggatgttttaataaatatacagaaGAACAGCAAGCT TCCCCTTAGAAGAGGGCCAAAGGAACAGCAAGAACTCAGGCTGATAGGAAAAACAGACCCGGACCCACAGCTCTGCCTCAAGAAGATGGATGGGGCTGACGGAACACCGCTTTCTCTCCACAAGAAGATGATGGCACTACAGAAACCAAAAAAGGACCCTCTGGATTCCCTTCATCAATGCGGGCCATGCTGC CAGCAGAAAACTTCCGTATCAAGCCTGGCCACCCTGTTCATCCTTGGCTTCTGGAGCTGCTTTCTGATTTATCTGTACTTCCAACCCTATGTGGTGGAGGACATGCTCCCAACCTAG
- the TEX35 gene encoding testis-expressed protein 35 isoform X3: MSAKKAELKKTSLSKNYKAVCLELKPEPTKVRSFFEAVPTARPETRGEVTWSQGSFAVPGGQDLSQTYDYKGVKQEGPFTKAGGTHELRNELREVREELKEKMDEIKQIKGVMDKDFDKLQEFVEIMKEMQKDMDEKMDVLINIQKNSKLPLRRGPKEQQELRLIGKTDPDPQLCLKKMDGADGTPLSLHKKMMALQKPKKDPLDSLHQCGPCCEKCLLCALKNNYNQGRKLPYQAWPPCSSLASGAAF, encoded by the exons ATGTCGGCCAAGAAGGCAGAACTGAAGAAAACAAGCCTG AGCAAGAACTACAAGGCAGTGTGCCTGGAATTGAAGCCAGAGCCGACCAAAGTAAGAAGCTTTTTTGAGGCCGTGCCGACAGCCAGGCCTGAGACCCGTGGGGAGGTGACTTGGAGTCAGGGGTCATTCGCTGTTCCTGGTGGCCAAGACCTGTCCCAG ACATACGACTACAAAGGAGTAAAACAAGAAGGGCCGTTTACCAAAGCAGGAGGAACTCATGAGCTAAGG aatgaactcagggaggtgagggaagagcTCAAGGAAAAAATGGATGAGATCAAACAG ATAAAGGGCGTAATGGACAAGGATTTTGATAAACTCCAGGAATTCGTGGAGATTATGAAG GAAATGCAGAAGGATATggatgagaagatggatgttttaataaatatacagaaGAACAGCAAGCT TCCCCTTAGAAGAGGGCCAAAGGAACAGCAAGAACTCAGGCTGATAGGAAAAACAGACCCGGACCCACAGCTCTGCCTCAAGAAGATGGATGGGGCTGACGGAACACCGCTTTCTCTCCACAAGAAGATGATGGCACTACAGAAACCAAAAAAGGACCCTCTGGATTCCCTTCATCAATGCGGGCCATGCTGC GAAAAATGTTTGTTGTGTGCCCTAAAGAACAACTACAATCAGGG CAGAAAACTTCCGTATCAAGCCTGGCCACCCTGTTCATCCTTGGCTTCTGGAGCTGCTTTCTGA
- the TEX35 gene encoding testis-expressed protein 35 isoform X2 → MSAKKAELKKTSLSKNYKAVCLELKPEPTKVRSFFEAVPTARPETRGEVTWSQGSFAVPGGQDLSQTYDYKGVKQEGPFTKAGGTHELRNELREVREELKEKMDEIKQIKGVMDKDFDKLQEFVEIMKEMQKDMDEKMDVLINIQKNSKLPLRRGPKEQQELRLIGKTDPDPQLCLKKMDGADGTPLSLHKKMMALQKPKKDPLDSLHQCGPCCEKCLLCALKNNYNQGSRKLPYQAWPPCSSLASGAAF, encoded by the exons ATGTCGGCCAAGAAGGCAGAACTGAAGAAAACAAGCCTG AGCAAGAACTACAAGGCAGTGTGCCTGGAATTGAAGCCAGAGCCGACCAAAGTAAGAAGCTTTTTTGAGGCCGTGCCGACAGCCAGGCCTGAGACCCGTGGGGAGGTGACTTGGAGTCAGGGGTCATTCGCTGTTCCTGGTGGCCAAGACCTGTCCCAG ACATACGACTACAAAGGAGTAAAACAAGAAGGGCCGTTTACCAAAGCAGGAGGAACTCATGAGCTAAGG aatgaactcagggaggtgagggaagagcTCAAGGAAAAAATGGATGAGATCAAACAG ATAAAGGGCGTAATGGACAAGGATTTTGATAAACTCCAGGAATTCGTGGAGATTATGAAG GAAATGCAGAAGGATATggatgagaagatggatgttttaataaatatacagaaGAACAGCAAGCT TCCCCTTAGAAGAGGGCCAAAGGAACAGCAAGAACTCAGGCTGATAGGAAAAACAGACCCGGACCCACAGCTCTGCCTCAAGAAGATGGATGGGGCTGACGGAACACCGCTTTCTCTCCACAAGAAGATGATGGCACTACAGAAACCAAAAAAGGACCCTCTGGATTCCCTTCATCAATGCGGGCCATGCTGC GAAAAATGTTTGTTGTGTGCCCTAAAGAACAACTACAATCAGGG CAGCAGAAAACTTCCGTATCAAGCCTGGCCACCCTGTTCATCCTTGGCTTCTGGAGCTGCTTTCTGA
- the TEX35 gene encoding testis-expressed protein 35 isoform X6 has translation MSAKKAELKKTSLSKNYKAVCLELKPEPTKTYDYKGVKQEGPFTKAGGTHELRNELREVREELKEKMDEIKQIKGVMDKDFDKLQEFVEIMKEMQKDMDEKMDVLINIQKNSKLPLRRGPKEQQELRLIGKTDPDPQLCLKKMDGADGTPLSLHKKMMALQKPKKDPLDSLHQCGPCCEKCLLCALKNNYNQGSRKLPYQAWPPCSSLASGAAF, from the exons ATGTCGGCCAAGAAGGCAGAACTGAAGAAAACAAGCCTG AGCAAGAACTACAAGGCAGTGTGCCTGGAATTGAAGCCAGAGCCGACCAAA ACATACGACTACAAAGGAGTAAAACAAGAAGGGCCGTTTACCAAAGCAGGAGGAACTCATGAGCTAAGG aatgaactcagggaggtgagggaagagcTCAAGGAAAAAATGGATGAGATCAAACAG ATAAAGGGCGTAATGGACAAGGATTTTGATAAACTCCAGGAATTCGTGGAGATTATGAAG GAAATGCAGAAGGATATggatgagaagatggatgttttaataaatatacagaaGAACAGCAAGCT TCCCCTTAGAAGAGGGCCAAAGGAACAGCAAGAACTCAGGCTGATAGGAAAAACAGACCCGGACCCACAGCTCTGCCTCAAGAAGATGGATGGGGCTGACGGAACACCGCTTTCTCTCCACAAGAAGATGATGGCACTACAGAAACCAAAAAAGGACCCTCTGGATTCCCTTCATCAATGCGGGCCATGCTGC GAAAAATGTTTGTTGTGTGCCCTAAAGAACAACTACAATCAGGG CAGCAGAAAACTTCCGTATCAAGCCTGGCCACCCTGTTCATCCTTGGCTTCTGGAGCTGCTTTCTGA